In one window of Skermanella rosea DNA:
- the nrdR gene encoding transcriptional regulator NrdR has translation MRCPFCGHDDTQVKDSRPTEDNSAIRRRRFCPGCGARFTTFERVQLRELTVIKSMGQREPFDRDKLLRSMRIALRKRPVDADRIDRLVNSLVRQLESSGESEIPSKQIGEMVMNALFNLDQVAYVRYASVYKDFREASDFNEFVGTLKPEVT, from the coding sequence ATGCGCTGCCCGTTCTGCGGACACGACGACACCCAGGTTAAGGACAGCCGGCCGACCGAGGACAACTCGGCCATCCGCCGGCGCCGCTTCTGCCCCGGTTGCGGGGCCCGCTTCACCACGTTCGAGCGGGTCCAGCTGCGGGAGCTGACGGTGATCAAGAGCATGGGGCAGCGCGAACCCTTCGACCGCGACAAGCTGCTGCGCTCCATGCGCATCGCCTTGCGCAAGAGGCCGGTCGATGCCGACCGCATCGACCGGCTGGTCAACAGCCTGGTCCGCCAGCTCGAATCGTCGGGCGAGAGCGAGATCCCGTCCAAGCAGATCGGCGAGATGGTGATGAACGCCCTGTTCAACCTGGACCAGGTCGCCTATGTCCGCTATGCCTCGGTCTACAAGGATTTCCGCGAGGCGTCCGATTTCAACGAATTCGTCGGAACCCTGAAGCCGGAAGTCACCTGA
- the ribD gene encoding bifunctional diaminohydroxyphosphoribosylaminopyrimidine deaminase/5-amino-6-(5-phosphoribosylamino)uracil reductase RibD, with product MPVPPPTAAYPPADAGFMRSAIALARRGLGTVAPNPSVGCVIVRDGVVVGRGWTQPGGRPHGETEALRRAGAAARGATVYVSLEPCNHWGKTPPCTEALLEAGVGRVVVACEDPDPRVSGSGIRRLREGGVQVDVGLCADEATELNEGFFRRIRDGRPLVTLKLATSLDGRIALRTGESQWITGPTARAWGHGLRARYDAIMIGLNTALADDPELTCRLPGLGHRSPLRVVVDSRLRLPLTSKLVRGARTTPTLVFTLQGVDPKRARAFTDCGVEVVSLVPDASGVLDVAGTLKSLAARGTTRLLVEGGARLSASLMQQRLVDRLEWFRAPRMIGGDGLPAVVGFGVDLLEDTADFIRVGVRRAGDDVMESYRR from the coding sequence ATGCCAGTTCCACCCCCGACCGCAGCGTACCCGCCAGCCGACGCCGGCTTCATGCGGTCGGCCATAGCCCTGGCGCGGCGCGGCCTGGGCACGGTGGCTCCCAACCCGTCGGTCGGCTGCGTCATCGTGCGCGACGGCGTGGTGGTCGGTCGCGGCTGGACCCAGCCGGGCGGGCGTCCCCATGGCGAGACCGAGGCGCTGAGGCGCGCCGGCGCGGCCGCGCGGGGCGCCACCGTCTATGTATCGCTGGAACCCTGCAACCACTGGGGCAAGACCCCGCCCTGCACCGAGGCGCTGCTGGAAGCCGGCGTCGGCCGCGTCGTGGTGGCGTGCGAGGACCCCGATCCCCGCGTCTCCGGCTCCGGCATCCGACGGCTGCGGGAAGGCGGCGTCCAGGTGGATGTCGGCCTCTGCGCCGACGAGGCGACGGAACTGAACGAAGGCTTCTTCCGCCGCATCCGCGACGGCCGCCCGCTGGTGACCCTGAAGCTCGCGACGTCGCTGGACGGCCGCATCGCGCTCCGTACCGGCGAGAGCCAGTGGATCACCGGCCCGACCGCGCGGGCCTGGGGACATGGCCTTCGCGCCCGCTACGACGCGATCATGATCGGGCTGAACACGGCGCTGGCCGACGATCCGGAGCTGACCTGCCGTCTTCCCGGCCTGGGCCACCGCTCGCCGCTGCGGGTGGTGGTGGACAGCCGGCTGCGCTTGCCGCTGACCTCAAAGCTGGTGCGCGGCGCCCGCACCACGCCGACCCTGGTGTTCACCCTGCAGGGCGTCGATCCCAAGCGCGCCCGCGCCTTCACCGACTGCGGCGTGGAGGTGGTGTCCCTGGTGCCCGACGCGTCGGGCGTGCTGGACGTGGCCGGAACGCTGAAGTCGCTGGCGGCGCGGGGCACCACCCGCCTGCTGGTCGAGGGCGGCGCCCGGCTCAGCGCCTCGCTGATGCAGCAGCGGCTGGTCGACCGGCTGGAATGGTTCCGGGCGCCGCGCATGATCGGCGGCGACGGGCTGCCCGCCGTCGTCGGCTTCGGCGTGGACCTGCTGGAGGACACCGCCGACTTCATCCGCGTCGGCGTCCGCCGCGCCGGCGACGACGTGATGGAGAGCTATCGGCGCTGA
- a CDS encoding acyltransferase family protein, translating into MRDKFNIDELRGFACLLLVSLHVIGHDPSVAMRVPDDSWYRYAVDSWLFVRMPLFTFISGLVYALRPVRREHLADFYGKKLRRLGIPLLIVAPAFFVLQAVTPGTTASPDWYEFLTIPVLPYQHFWYLQALLLIFLLIGFLDAHGALFRPAPFIALSAAAVALNLTFGGTLYKTVDLFSVSQAAYLLPYFLLGVAFTRFHGALSAPPARIGAVAMLAAGALIHQASLWHLIPVEFGRTSLLALVTGSAAALVLVRAMPAVPLLRTVGQHSYAIFLHHMFFQAAVRILLMRLGADDWQVFLLATAGGCVGPMVLQRLASVNPWTRTALLGAA; encoded by the coding sequence ATGCGCGATAAATTCAATATTGATGAATTGCGGGGATTCGCCTGCCTTTTGCTGGTATCGCTGCATGTGATCGGACACGATCCGTCCGTGGCGATGCGGGTCCCGGACGACAGCTGGTACCGGTACGCCGTGGACAGCTGGCTGTTCGTGCGGATGCCGCTGTTCACCTTCATCTCCGGCCTGGTGTACGCGTTGCGGCCGGTTCGGCGGGAGCATCTGGCCGATTTCTACGGCAAGAAGCTGCGCCGGCTCGGCATCCCGCTTCTGATCGTCGCACCGGCCTTCTTCGTGCTCCAGGCGGTCACGCCGGGGACGACCGCATCGCCGGACTGGTACGAGTTCCTGACCATCCCGGTGCTGCCCTACCAGCATTTCTGGTACCTGCAGGCGCTGCTGCTGATCTTCCTGCTGATAGGGTTCCTGGATGCCCACGGCGCGCTGTTCCGGCCCGCGCCGTTCATCGCGCTGTCGGCGGCCGCGGTGGCGCTGAACCTGACTTTCGGCGGCACCTTGTACAAGACGGTGGACCTGTTCTCGGTCAGCCAGGCGGCGTACCTGCTGCCCTACTTCCTGCTCGGCGTCGCCTTCACGCGGTTCCACGGCGCCTTGTCCGCCCCGCCTGCCAGGATCGGGGCCGTGGCGATGCTGGCGGCCGGCGCGCTGATCCACCAGGCTTCCCTGTGGCACCTGATCCCGGTGGAATTCGGCCGGACCAGCCTGCTGGCCCTGGTCACCGGATCGGCGGCGGCGCTGGTCCTGGTCCGGGCCATGCCGGCGGTGCCGCTGCTGCGCACCGTCGGGCAGCATTCCTACGCGATCTTCCTCCACCACATGTTCTTCCAGGCGGCCGTCCGCATCCTGCTGATGCGGCTCGGCGCCGACGACTGGCAGGTCTTCCTGCTGGCGACGGCGGGCGGCTGCGTCGGGCCGATGGTCCTGCAGCGCCTGGCCTCTGTGAACCCCTGGACGCGGACGGCGCTGCTGGGAGCGGCCTGA
- a CDS encoding riboflavin synthase gives MFTGIITDVGRVAAVERRGDTLFTIETAFDMGTVDMGASIACSGCCLTVIDKAPGRFTISASGETLSKTTLGTWGQGTEINLERALRLGDELGGHIVSGHVDGVADVVSAAQEGDSWRYLFEVPADLARFVAPKGSVALDGVSLTVNEVEGRRFGVNIIPHTRTHTTFRTLGPGSRVNMEVDMLARYVARLAESL, from the coding sequence ATGTTCACCGGAATCATCACAGACGTGGGTCGCGTCGCCGCCGTGGAGCGGCGGGGCGATACCCTTTTCACCATCGAGACAGCCTTCGACATGGGCACCGTCGACATGGGCGCCTCGATCGCGTGCAGCGGCTGCTGCCTGACGGTGATCGACAAGGCGCCCGGCCGGTTCACCATCTCGGCCTCCGGCGAGACCCTGTCCAAGACGACTCTCGGCACCTGGGGGCAGGGTACCGAGATCAACCTGGAGCGGGCGCTTCGGCTCGGCGACGAGCTGGGTGGGCACATCGTTTCCGGACACGTGGACGGCGTCGCCGACGTGGTCTCCGCGGCGCAGGAGGGCGACAGCTGGCGCTACCTGTTCGAGGTGCCGGCCGACCTGGCCCGCTTCGTGGCGCCCAAGGGCTCGGTGGCGCTGGACGGCGTGTCGCTGACCGTCAACGAGGTCGAGGGGCGCCGCTTCGGCGTCAACATCATCCCGCATACCCGGACCCACACCACCTTCCGGACGCTGGGTCCCGGCAGCAGGGTGAACATGGAAGTGGACATGCTGGCCCGCTACGTCGCGCGCCTGGCGGAGAGCCTTTAG
- the ribB gene encoding 3,4-dihydroxy-2-butanone-4-phosphate synthase, with protein sequence MRTVNKTDLVAGLRSPHDTEYLSTTEEILEEARQGRMFILVDDEDRENEGDLVIPAQMATAEAINFMAKFGRGLICLAMTGERIEKLRLPLMAKQNASRHQTAFTVSIEAREGVTTGISAADRARTIQVAIDPEMGADDIATPGHVFPLMARDGGVLVRAGHTEAAVDVARMVGLNPAGVICEIMNDDGTMARLPDLVKFAQFHGLKIGTIADLIAHRRRTETIIDRTLETVLDSRYGGQFRMMVYVNKVQYAEHIALVKGDITAPGPVLVRMHALNVLDDVLHDRSCDRGGELQAAMRAIGEAGRGIVVLLREPQPTSLSSRVKAQLEGMPNPAGELRDYGIGAQILFDLGVREMILLSNHKKTIIGLDGYGLTVVGQQPIPLTSPDATTSGAD encoded by the coding sequence ATGCGGACCGTCAACAAGACCGACCTCGTCGCGGGCCTGCGCAGCCCCCACGACACGGAATACCTCTCGACCACCGAGGAGATCCTCGAGGAGGCCCGTCAGGGGCGCATGTTCATCCTGGTCGACGACGAGGACCGGGAGAACGAGGGCGACCTCGTCATCCCCGCCCAGATGGCGACGGCGGAAGCGATCAACTTCATGGCGAAGTTCGGCCGCGGGCTGATCTGCCTCGCCATGACCGGCGAGCGGATCGAGAAGCTGCGCCTGCCCCTGATGGCCAAGCAGAACGCCTCGCGCCACCAGACCGCCTTCACCGTCTCGATCGAGGCGCGGGAGGGCGTCACCACCGGCATCTCCGCGGCCGACCGGGCGCGCACCATCCAGGTCGCGATCGACCCGGAGATGGGCGCCGACGACATCGCGACTCCCGGCCACGTCTTCCCGCTGATGGCGCGCGACGGCGGCGTGCTGGTCCGCGCCGGCCACACGGAGGCCGCGGTCGACGTCGCCCGCATGGTCGGCCTGAACCCGGCCGGCGTGATCTGCGAGATCATGAACGACGACGGCACCATGGCCCGCCTGCCGGACCTGGTGAAGTTCGCCCAGTTCCACGGGCTGAAGATCGGCACCATCGCCGACCTGATCGCGCACCGCCGCCGGACCGAGACGATCATCGACCGCACGCTGGAGACGGTGCTGGACAGCCGCTACGGCGGCCAGTTCCGCATGATGGTCTATGTCAACAAGGTGCAGTACGCCGAGCACATCGCGCTGGTGAAGGGCGACATCACGGCGCCCGGCCCGGTGCTGGTCCGCATGCATGCGCTGAACGTGCTGGACGACGTGCTGCACGACCGGTCCTGCGACCGGGGCGGGGAGCTCCAGGCGGCGATGCGGGCGATCGGCGAGGCCGGCCGCGGCATCGTCGTGCTGTTGCGCGAGCCCCAGCCGACCAGCCTGTCCAGCCGCGTCAAGGCGCAGCTCGAAGGCATGCCCAACCCGGCGGGCGAACTGCGAGACTACGGCATCGGCGCCCAGATCCTGTTCGACCTTGGCGTGCGGGAGATGATCCTCCTGTCCAACCACAAGAAGACGATCATCGGGCTCGACGGCTACGGCCTCACCGTGGTCGGCCAGCAGCCCATCCCGCTGACCAGTCCTGACGCAACCACTTCCGGAGCCGACTGA
- a CDS encoding 6,7-dimethyl-8-ribityllumazine synthase, which translates to MSAVSDSVTQIMGPHVLIVEARFYEDIADELVRGAILALEAAGATYDRIAVPGAFEIPAAINFAIQAGDNATHANDDAGTPPRYDGYVALGCVIRGETTHYDYVCVESARGLQDLALRHNAAIGYGILTVENDDQAWARAKVDQKNKGGAVANACLDMIRLKRHFGLTS; encoded by the coding sequence ATGTCCGCCGTTTCCGACTCAGTAACCCAGATCATGGGTCCCCACGTCCTGATCGTCGAAGCCCGCTTCTACGAGGACATCGCCGACGAACTGGTGCGCGGCGCCATCCTGGCGCTGGAGGCGGCGGGGGCGACCTATGACCGTATCGCGGTGCCCGGCGCCTTCGAGATCCCGGCCGCGATCAATTTCGCGATCCAGGCCGGCGACAACGCCACGCATGCAAACGACGATGCCGGGACGCCGCCGCGCTACGACGGCTACGTGGCACTCGGCTGCGTGATCCGGGGCGAGACGACCCACTACGACTATGTCTGCGTGGAGAGCGCCAGAGGGTTGCAGGATCTCGCCTTGCGCCATAACGCCGCGATCGGCTACGGCATCCTGACGGTCGAGAACGACGACCAGGCCTGGGCGCGCGCCAAGGTGGATCAGAAGAACAAGGGCGGGGCGGTCGCCAACGCGTGCCTTGACATGATCCGGTTGAAGCGCCACTTCGGCCTCACGTCCTGA
- the nusB gene encoding transcription antitermination factor NusB, which produces MAQSDDARDGAPPKRGSSGSGSRRTGGGSAKARRKAARLAAVQALYQIDLTGTNAESVLGEFIKHRLGHEVDGDTYVAADPQLFSDILRGASARRAELDEMLGTCLDAQWPVDRLELLMRAILRAGAFELLVHVDTHPRIVISEYVDVSHAFFAGREPAMVNGVLDKLARAIRAEDLATPDPSRAAR; this is translated from the coding sequence ATGGCACAGTCCGACGACGCGCGAGACGGCGCCCCGCCCAAGCGCGGCTCTTCCGGTTCGGGGTCACGCCGCACCGGCGGCGGCTCCGCGAAGGCTCGCCGCAAGGCGGCCCGGCTGGCGGCCGTGCAGGCGCTCTACCAGATCGACCTGACCGGCACCAACGCGGAGTCGGTTCTGGGCGAGTTCATCAAGCACCGGCTGGGGCATGAAGTGGACGGCGACACCTATGTCGCCGCCGACCCCCAGCTGTTCTCCGACATCCTGCGCGGCGCCAGCGCCCGCCGGGCCGAGCTGGACGAGATGCTGGGCACCTGCCTGGACGCCCAATGGCCGGTGGACCGGCTGGAGCTGCTGATGCGCGCCATCCTGCGGGCCGGCGCCTTCGAACTGCTGGTCCATGTGGACACCCATCCGCGCATCGTGATCAGCGAGTATGTGGACGTGTCGCACGCCTTCTTCGCCGGGCGCGAGCCGGCCATGGTCAACGGCGTGCTGGACAAGCTGGCCCGCGCGATCCGGGCCGAGGACCTGGCGACGCCGGACCCGTCCCGTGCCGCTCGGTGA
- the thiL gene encoding thiamine-phosphate kinase has product MPLGEFGRIERYLKPLAAGFPGALGLTDDAAVFGIPAGQELVVTTDALVAGVHFLADDPPADIAAKMLRVNLSDLAAMAAEPLAYSLVTSLPAGLDDAWLEAFAAQLAEDQREYGIHLMGGDSVSTPGPVTLSVTAFGLVPAGRALRRGGADPGDLVFVSGTIGDAVLGLAVLQGNLTAADPRPLIDRYRRPRPRLSLVPVLRRFATAGLDVSDGLVADLGHLCEVSGRAAVIHADRVPLSAATRTVVAADATLLATALTGGDDYEIVLTVKPEDRDALLATGADVTEIGRLVPGGEPGSVTVLNAAGQPLPLPSRGWTHF; this is encoded by the coding sequence GTGCCGCTCGGTGAATTCGGCCGGATCGAACGATACCTGAAGCCGCTGGCGGCGGGGTTTCCCGGCGCCCTCGGCCTGACCGACGACGCGGCGGTCTTCGGCATTCCCGCCGGGCAAGAGCTGGTGGTGACCACCGACGCGCTGGTCGCCGGCGTGCATTTCCTGGCCGACGATCCTCCGGCGGACATCGCCGCCAAGATGCTGCGGGTCAACCTGTCCGACCTCGCCGCCATGGCCGCCGAGCCGCTGGCCTATTCCCTGGTCACCAGCCTGCCCGCGGGCCTCGACGACGCTTGGCTGGAGGCATTCGCCGCCCAACTGGCGGAGGACCAGCGGGAATACGGCATCCACCTGATGGGCGGCGACAGCGTGTCCACGCCCGGCCCCGTCACCCTGTCGGTGACCGCCTTCGGCCTGGTGCCCGCCGGCCGGGCGCTGCGCCGGGGCGGGGCGGACCCAGGCGACCTGGTCTTCGTCAGCGGCACCATCGGCGACGCGGTGCTCGGCCTGGCCGTGCTCCAGGGGAACCTGACCGCCGCCGACCCCCGGCCGCTGATCGACCGCTACCGCCGCCCGCGGCCGCGCCTGTCCCTGGTGCCCGTGCTGCGGCGCTTCGCCACGGCCGGCCTCGATGTGTCCGACGGCCTCGTCGCCGACCTGGGCCACCTGTGCGAGGTCTCGGGCCGCGCCGCCGTGATCCATGCGGACCGCGTCCCCCTGTCCGCCGCCACCCGCACCGTCGTGGCCGCCGACGCGACCCTGCTGGCGACGGCGCTGACCGGCGGCGACGACTACGAAATCGTCCTCACGGTGAAGCCGGAGGACCGCGACGCGCTGCTCGCCACGGGCGCCGACGTGACCGAGATCGGCCGCCTTGTTCCCGGCGGCGAGCCCGGAAGCGTCACCGTCCTGAACGCCGCCGGCCAGCCCCTGCCGCTGCCGTCCCGGGGCTGGACGCACTTCTGA
- the argC gene encoding N-acetyl-gamma-glutamyl-phosphate reductase, protein MPETVDRIRIAILGASGYTGAELVRMLARHPAADIRVLTAERQAGKPLSDVFPHLAYLKMPDLVKVEQVDWSEIDFVFCGLPHGTTQEIIRALPHSLRVVDLSADFRLSDAATYAEWYGHEHQAVELQAEAVYGLTEFNRQGVRNARLVANPGCYPTATLIPLLPLVLDGLIETDDIIVDAKSGVSGAGRDAKQQNLFCEVSEGMHAYGVGRHRHMPEMEQELSLAAGKPVTMAFTPHLIPMNRGEFVTTYVRLAGGNTPDDLRAALAARFEAEPFVQVLPAGVVPHTKHVRGSNQIHISVFPDRIKGRAIVLSVIDNLVKGASGQAIQNMNVMAGLIETMGLEQAPLFP, encoded by the coding sequence ATGCCCGAAACGGTCGATCGGATCCGGATCGCCATCCTGGGAGCCAGCGGTTATACCGGTGCCGAACTGGTCCGCATGCTGGCCCGCCACCCCGCCGCCGACATCCGCGTCCTGACGGCCGAGCGCCAGGCCGGCAAGCCGCTGTCGGACGTCTTTCCCCATCTGGCCTACCTGAAGATGCCTGATCTGGTGAAGGTCGAGCAGGTCGACTGGTCGGAGATCGACTTCGTCTTCTGCGGCCTGCCCCACGGCACCACGCAGGAGATCATCCGCGCGCTGCCGCACTCGCTGCGGGTCGTCGACCTGTCGGCCGATTTCCGGCTGTCGGACGCGGCGACCTACGCCGAGTGGTACGGCCACGAGCACCAGGCGGTGGAGCTCCAGGCCGAGGCGGTCTACGGGCTGACCGAGTTCAACCGGCAGGGCGTGCGGAACGCGCGGCTGGTCGCCAATCCCGGCTGCTACCCGACCGCCACCTTGATCCCGCTGCTGCCGCTGGTGCTGGACGGGCTGATCGAGACCGACGACATCATCGTGGACGCCAAGTCCGGGGTGAGCGGCGCCGGCCGCGACGCCAAGCAGCAGAACCTGTTCTGCGAGGTCAGCGAGGGCATGCACGCCTACGGCGTCGGCCGCCACCGCCACATGCCGGAGATGGAGCAGGAACTGAGCCTGGCCGCCGGCAAGCCGGTGACCATGGCCTTCACCCCGCACCTGATCCCGATGAACCGGGGCGAGTTCGTCACGACCTATGTCAGGCTGGCCGGCGGCAACACGCCGGACGACCTGCGCGCGGCGCTGGCGGCGCGGTTCGAGGCGGAGCCGTTCGTCCAGGTGCTGCCGGCCGGCGTGGTGCCGCACACCAAGCATGTCCGCGGATCGAACCAGATCCACATTTCCGTGTTCCCGGACCGGATCAAGGGCCGCGCGATCGTGCTGTCGGTGATCGACAACCTGGTCAAGGGCGCCTCGGGCCAAGCGATCCAGAACATGAACGTGATGGCCGGCCTGATCGAGACCATGGGCCTGGAGCAGGCGCCGCTGTTCCCGTAA
- the rpsI gene encoding 30S ribosomal protein S9: MAQVTTTLADLKNLTGGASSTVTAVDAVAAAPEPKIDAQGRAYATGKRKNAVARVWIKPGSGKVTVNGRDIGVYFARPVLRMLLNQPFEIVARIDQYDVTCTVAGGGLSGQAGAVRHGISKALTYYEPGLRSPLKAAGFLTRDARVVERKKYGRAKARRSFQFSKR; encoded by the coding sequence ATGGCGCAGGTCACCACCACCCTTGCCGATCTGAAGAACCTGACCGGCGGCGCCTCCTCCACGGTCACCGCCGTCGACGCCGTCGCCGCGGCGCCCGAGCCGAAGATCGACGCCCAGGGCCGCGCCTATGCCACCGGCAAGCGGAAGAACGCGGTCGCCCGCGTCTGGATCAAGCCCGGCTCCGGCAAGGTCACCGTCAACGGCCGCGACATCGGCGTGTATTTCGCCCGCCCGGTGCTGCGCATGCTGTTGAACCAGCCGTTCGAGATCGTCGCCCGCATCGACCAGTACGACGTGACCTGCACGGTCGCCGGCGGCGGCCTGTCGGGCCAGGCCGGTGCGGTGCGCCACGGCATCTCGAAGGCGCTGACCTACTACGAGCCGGGCCTGCGCTCGCCGCTGAAGGCCGCCGGCTTCCTGACCCGCGACGCCCGCGTCGTCGAGCGTAAGAAGTACGGCCGCGCCAAGGCCCGCCGCAGCTTCCAGTTCTCGAAGCGCTAA
- the rplM gene encoding 50S ribosomal protein L13 — translation MKTLSLKPSEVEKKWFVIDAEGLVLGRMASIIANILRGKHKPFYTPHVDCGDNIIVINAEKVRLTGNKRNDDIFYWHTGYPGGIKGRSKGQILDGKYPERVIIKAVERMVPRGPLGRKQMGNLKVYGGTAHPHEAQQPEVLDIGARNPKNKRIA, via the coding sequence ATGAAGACCCTGTCCCTGAAGCCGTCCGAAGTCGAAAAGAAGTGGTTCGTAATCGACGCGGAAGGCCTCGTCCTCGGACGTATGGCGAGCATCATCGCCAACATCCTGCGCGGCAAGCACAAGCCGTTCTATACCCCGCACGTCGACTGCGGCGATAACATCATCGTCATCAATGCCGAGAAGGTCCGCCTGACCGGCAACAAGCGCAACGACGACATCTTCTACTGGCACACCGGCTATCCCGGCGGCATCAAGGGCCGTTCCAAGGGGCAGATCCTGGATGGCAAGTATCCCGAGCGCGTGATCATCAAGGCGGTCGAGCGCATGGTTCCGCGCGGTCCGCTGGGCCGCAAGCAGATGGGCAACCTGAAGGTATACGGCGGCACCGCCCATCCGCACGAAGCCCAGCAGCCGGAAGTGCTGGACATCGGCGCCCGGAACCCGAAGAACAAGAGGATCGCATAA
- a CDS encoding PaaI family thioesterase codes for MGESAIAAAELETLIREGVPLVGSYGVAVESVGAGTIRLRMPYRQDFVRPGGTVTGPALFGLADVALYGAVLSLIGRVELAVTTSMTINFLRRPGQRAVIAEARVLKLGKRLAYGDILLYSEGEDDPVAHVTGTYSIPPDRPPVTMLA; via the coding sequence ATGGGTGAGTCGGCGATCGCGGCGGCGGAACTGGAAACGCTGATCCGGGAGGGCGTGCCGCTGGTCGGCAGCTATGGCGTCGCGGTCGAGAGCGTGGGCGCCGGGACGATCCGGCTGCGCATGCCCTACCGCCAGGATTTCGTGCGGCCGGGCGGCACCGTGACGGGTCCCGCCTTGTTCGGCCTTGCCGACGTGGCGCTCTACGGCGCCGTGCTCAGCCTGATCGGCCGGGTCGAGCTGGCGGTCACCACCAGCATGACCATCAATTTCCTGCGCAGGCCCGGCCAGCGGGCGGTAATCGCGGAAGCGCGCGTGCTGAAGCTGGGCAAGCGGCTGGCCTATGGCGACATCCTGCTCTATTCCGAGGGCGAGGACGACCCGGTCGCCCACGTCACCGGCACCTACAGCATCCCGCCCGACCGCCCTCCCGTCACCATGCTGGCTTGA
- a CDS encoding enoyl-CoA hydratase, with protein MTATGSAPAAARPAEPILLREVRDGVATLTLNRPAARNALSMELMTLLIEELEDIRDDAGIAVVVLAGAGPAFCAGHDLKEIRANPGRETYEALFRQCSRLMLTITRLRQPVIARVHGIATAAGCQLVATCDLAVAADTTRFATPGVNIGLFCSTPMVALSRAVGRKHAMEMLLTGDMIGAGDAVMFGLINQAVPEAELDATVQDLAARIASKSPLTLAIGKEAFYRQLDMGLDDAYAYASDVMTRNMLARDAEEGIDAFLAKRPPVWEGR; from the coding sequence ATGACAGCCACAGGCTCGGCCCCGGCCGCCGCCCGCCCCGCGGAACCGATCCTCCTGCGCGAGGTCCGCGACGGCGTGGCGACGCTGACGCTGAACCGGCCCGCCGCCCGCAACGCGCTCTCCATGGAGCTGATGACCCTGCTGATCGAGGAGCTGGAGGATATCCGCGACGACGCCGGGATCGCGGTGGTGGTGCTGGCCGGGGCCGGCCCGGCCTTCTGCGCCGGCCACGACCTGAAGGAGATCCGCGCCAACCCCGGGCGGGAGACCTACGAGGCGCTGTTCCGCCAGTGCTCCCGCCTGATGCTGACGATCACCCGCCTGCGCCAGCCGGTGATCGCCCGGGTCCACGGCATCGCCACGGCGGCCGGCTGCCAGCTGGTCGCGACCTGCGACCTCGCCGTCGCGGCGGACACCACCCGCTTCGCGACCCCCGGCGTCAATATCGGCCTGTTCTGCTCCACCCCCATGGTGGCGCTGTCCCGCGCGGTCGGCCGCAAGCACGCGATGGAGATGCTGCTGACCGGCGACATGATCGGCGCCGGCGACGCCGTGATGTTCGGCCTGATCAACCAGGCGGTGCCCGAAGCCGAGCTGGACGCGACCGTCCAGGATCTCGCCGCCCGCATCGCGTCCAAGTCGCCGCTGACCCTGGCGATCGGCAAGGAGGCCTTCTACCGCCAGCTCGACATGGGCCTGGACGACGCCTACGCCTATGCCAGCGACGTCATGACCAGGAACATGCTGGCCCGCGACGCGGAGGAGGGGATCGACGCCTTCCTCGCCAAGCGCCCGCCGGTGTGGGAAGGCCGGTAG